The stretch of DNA ATTCCGAAAAAGAAAAACACCTACTTCGTTTCCGAACCGTATCGTTATAAATCCAGAAACGTAGACACGATGATGCTTTCCATCGTCGCTCCGATCAGCAAGGAGGGTTTTTTCAGAGGCGCGTGCGGAATCGATCTCAAGGTGGAAGAACTCCAAAAGAAATTCGGAGAAGTAAAACCGTTTCGCGGTCAAGGTTATATGACCTTGGTTTCACCGAGCGGTTTGTATGCGGTCAACGGAAAGGACGTAAAGCTGATCGGAAATAAAATTCCGGACAAGGAAGAATTAGAACACTTCTTAAAGAAAAGCCAGGAAGGAAAAAACTTTACGTTCAACTCGGAAGGACATACGCACTACTACTTTCCGTTTCACGTCGGAAAGGACAAACGATATTGGGTGATGCAGGTCAGCGTTCCGGATGCGATCTATCAAAGCGAAGTCTTGACGATTCTTTTTAAAAGTTATATCTCCGCGATTCTCATCCTGATTTCAGTTCTAATCTGCCTCAGTTTCATATTCCAAAAATTGATTACGGTCGGTTTGTTGAAGGCCATCGGATTTTCGGAAGAAATCGCGAAAGGAAATTTAATCGCGGAAAAAGCGGATCATCATCGTTCGGATGAAATCGGGACCCTTCTTCATTCTATGAATCTGATGCGGGAGAATCTTCTCAAGGTCGTTCGAGAGATCGGAGGATCTGCAAACGTCCTCAAAGACACGTCCGAAAAGATGGCGGATTCATCGAGAAGCTTTTCCGATGTCGCACAAACACAAGCTTCCGCAGCGGAAGAATCTTCGGCGGCGGTCGAAGAACTCGCAGCCTCCGCACAAAACGTC from Leptospira yasudae encodes:
- a CDS encoding methyl-accepting chemotaxis protein gives rise to the protein MSIRVRISLYLSIVLFIGFSILAAINSVTSYQNLKAEVENNSTITSERWSLEVKDILDSAMFYARGFRSPLIYTSPPRNEIIGSIREVIERNPSFFALWLVYEPNLYDGKDAQFRNAVGHDASGRFVPYVYQSGEKGKAKIDASVGYENTDGTGDFYQIPKKKNTYFVSEPYRYKSRNVDTMMLSIVAPISKEGFFRGACGIDLKVEELQKKFGEVKPFRGQGYMTLVSPSGLYAVNGKDVKLIGNKIPDKEELEHFLKKSQEGKNFTFNSEGHTHYYFPFHVGKDKRYWVMQVSVPDAIYQSEVLTILFKSYISAILILISVLICLSFIFQKLITVGLLKAIGFSEEIAKGNLIAEKADHHRSDEIGTLLHSMNLMRENLLKVVREIGGSANVLKDTSEKMADSSRSFSDVAQTQASAAEESSAAVEELAASAQNVGKSMEKAVSSMKEIDGNVDRLKEQIANINREMQDLVRLAAESKEQGVTGENAMVASTSAMAAIGDSASRITEILSIITEISEKTNLLALNAAIEAA